A single window of uncultured Methanospirillum sp. DNA harbors:
- a CDS encoding sulfide/dihydroorotate dehydrogenase-like FAD/NAD-binding protein, protein MYTIEKTHEIADKIFEIWVKAPHVARNAQAGQFVIIRTDETGERIPLTISRASGDLVRIVFMAVGKTTHALAAIPAGDSIADIVGPLGHPSEIKSWGTCVIVGGGAGISSTPCIAEALKNAGNQVIGIIGARNAGMLIFEDEMREICDELFVTTDDGSKGRHGFAADVLKEIIADRKVDAVWIIGPAIMMKITSMATKDKGIKTFVSLNPIMVDGTGMCGSCRCQVAGKTVFACVDGPEFDAHEVDFDLLMQRQRYYMDQEKEALALWNQQGCACKEGN, encoded by the coding sequence TTGTATACAATAGAGAAGACGCACGAGATAGCAGATAAGATTTTTGAAATCTGGGTCAAGGCACCGCATGTTGCACGGAACGCACAGGCGGGCCAGTTTGTGATCATCCGTACCGACGAGACCGGAGAGCGGATACCCCTCACCATCTCCCGCGCCTCCGGGGACCTGGTCAGAATCGTTTTTATGGCAGTGGGTAAGACCACCCATGCCCTCGCAGCAATACCAGCAGGCGATTCCATCGCTGATATCGTCGGCCCGCTCGGACATCCGAGCGAGATAAAGTCATGGGGAACCTGTGTCATCGTCGGTGGTGGTGCAGGTATATCCTCAACCCCGTGCATTGCAGAGGCTCTTAAGAATGCAGGAAATCAAGTCATCGGGATCATCGGAGCCAGAAATGCAGGAATGCTCATCTTCGAGGATGAGATGAGAGAGATCTGTGACGAACTGTTTGTCACAACCGATGATGGATCAAAGGGTCGTCACGGATTTGCAGCAGATGTCCTGAAAGAGATCATCGCAGACCGGAAGGTCGATGCAGTCTGGATCATCGGACCTGCGATTATGATGAAGATCACCTCGATGGCAACAAAGGACAAAGGTATCAAGACCTTCGTATCCCTGAACCCTATCATGGTAGATGGCACCGGGATGTGTGGATCGTGCCGGTGCCAGGTCGCAGGCAAGACCGTCTTTGCCTGTGTTGACGGTCCGGAGTTTGATGCCCACGAGGTTGACTTCGATCTGCTGATGCAGAGGCAGCGTTACTACATGGACCAGGAGAAAGAGGCACTGGCACTATGGAATCAGCAGGGATGTGCATGCAAGGAGGGTAACTAA